TGTACTGAATATCGTATCACCAAAACCTTCTTCCGTAGCTCTAATCCGATACCATCCAATCTCTTTTGAAACACCCCTGTACACCCTTCCGCCGAATGCCTGTGCAATCATCTGTGCGCCAAGGCATATTCCTATAACGGGTAAACCATTATCATGAGCTTTTCTTATAAGCGACAACTCATTTTCTATAAACGGGTATTTATCTTTCTCATACACACCCATAGGACCACCAAGAATAATAAATCCACTGTACATATCGGGAACTGACGGCATTTGATCCTTCCACGTATCAATGTAAACGTATTGTATTGACCTTTTTTTCAACACATCTTTTATGACACCGGGGCCCTCTACACCTATGTGCCTTACAACGGCTAATGGTTTGTTCAGGTCTGCTCTCCCCTGTCCAATTTTGCCTTACATGTTATAGCCTTCTTCTCCATGCTGACTTATGTCAATGCCGATTGATTCATCTTCCTGTTCCACGCGTAATCCCATTATCTTATCAAGGACCTTTAATACTATTACCGTCATAATGAATGCATAAGCCATTGTAACAGCTACAGCTATTAATTGGATCAAAAGCTGTTTGGGATTGCCGTAAAAAAAGCCGTTTGCACCAGCGCTATTTATAGATAAGGTTGCAAACAACCCTGTTGCAATAGCTCCCCATGTGCCGCCAACACCATGCACACCCACAACATCAAGCGCATCATCATAACCGAATTTCGGTTTCATCTTGCTAACCGCATAATAACAAAGAAGCCCTGCTATTAAGCCTATTATAATTGCCGATAACGGGGTTACATAACCTGAAGCAGGTGTTATGGCAACAAGCCCCGCAACAGCACCACTTACAGCTCCAAGTGTCGTAGGTTTTCCATTTCTTGCCCATTCACCGATCACCCATCCTATTGCTGCTGCAGACGCAGCTATTTGTGTTACGACAAATGCCGATGTGCTAAGGCTGCCTGACGCAATAGCACTGCCTGCGTTAAAACCAAACCATCCAAACCACAGTAAAGCCGCACCTATTATTGTTAATGGAAGGTTGTGTGGAACAAACCTTTCTTTGCCGTAGTTAAGTCTCTTACCAATAATGAGTATGGCTGCAAGAGCCGATATGCCGGAGCTTATATGAACAACAGTACCCCCAGCAAAGTCCATTGCTCCCATATTCCTTATCCACCCCCCATAACCCCATACCCAATGAGCGATT
This portion of the Deltaproteobacteria bacterium genome encodes:
- a CDS encoding gamma-glutamyl-gamma-aminobutyrate hydrolase family protein (Members of this family of hydrolases with an active site Cys residue belong to MEROPS family C26.), translating into MKKRSIQYVYIDTWKDQMPSVPDMYSGFIILGGPMGVYEKDKYPFIENELSLIRKAHDNGLPVIGICLGAQMIAQAFGGRVYRGVSKEIGWYRIRATEEGFGDTIFSTLGKWPMVFQWHGDTFELPKNAVLLAGSELYPDQAFKIDDRIYAIQFHLEVRDSDIKQWLEEYKTEISSLKNTIDVDQILKDTEMYAGVLNRSGTKLFGRFFDKFVV
- a CDS encoding ammonium transporter, which codes for MKKILSTIFGLTIFLMPAAALADAAASSVPKINTGDTAFMLLSAALVMLMTPGLAMFYGGMVRKKNVLGTIMQSFMALAIISIQWVLFGYSLAFGPDIHGIIGSLKWFGLHGVGLTPYPIYAPTIPHQAFMIFQMMFAVITPALITGAFAERMKFSTYVVFILIWSTIVYDPIAHWVWGYGGWIRNMGAMDFAGGTVVHISSGISALAAILIIGKRLNYGKERFVPHNLPLTIIGAALLWFGWFGFNAGSAIASGSLSTSAFVVTQIAASAAAIGWVIGEWARNGKPTTLGAVSGAVAGLVAITPASGYVTPLSAIIIGLIAGLLCYYAVSKMKPKFGYDDALDVVGVHGVGGTWGAIATGLFATLSINSAGANGFFYGNPKQLLIQLIAVAVTMAYAFIMTVIVLKVLDKIMGLRVEQEDESIGIDISQHGEEGYNM